Genomic window (Alligator mississippiensis isolate rAllMis1 chromosome 4, rAllMis1, whole genome shotgun sequence):
CAGCTGTTCTGAGCCCAGCTTGTGCCCCTTAAGATGTATTACTGGTCTGGCTCTCCTTCAGTTCTGCCAGCCCTTAAAGGGACAGGAGTGTAGTGGCTAAATAGAAGGGTTGTTTAGCACTGCCATGTACTCTTACTATTTCAGCTTGGGGTGGAGTGTTTCAGCAACCTTGTGTCTTCAATCACGTGGCCTTTGGCCCTGACCACAGCTGCCTAGATTTACTACTCTGCCCACTGccccacagcctgtctgactAGGGGCTGCCTGCAGAGAGCAACTGACTGCTCTGCTCTAGCTTGGTCTTTACATACTTTTGAAATGggggagctggaagcagctggCTTGCCCATAAAAGGCAAGCCTCCCCACTGCTACCCTCCTCCAGAAGAAGGAAGACAAAGGGGTACCCATTGCAGTGGGGATGGGAGAAACTCAAGAGACCTGGACTCCTGTCCTTGCCCTGTCACTGACTTATCTGGGTGAGTTACTGCATCTCTGTGGACCTCATTGCCTCCAGCAGTGAGAATCACCTTTCCTGTCCTCCACACTATGCTGTGCTGCCTACCTGAACAGTTTCCTTTGGTGCAGGTCTGCTGATAGTGGAAGTTGGAGCAGATTGCCTAGCCTGGGTAGCTGTAAACCTTGTTGAGGGGGGTCCCTGCTCCATATACCCCCTGCATTGGCAGATTGTCTCAGTAGGCATCAGGGTGGCACAGGGTGTCTGAGCTTAgtcccccccttgctcccctgcctctgctccttccaGGTGCACCCCCAATCTTTGTGAGCATGGTGGTCGTTGCCTGCAGTCCTGGGATGATTTCATCTGCATCTGTGACCTGACGGGATATCAGGGAGAGACCTGCCACAAACGTGAGCCCCTGGGGATGGGGACTTGGGTTTGTCATGAAGCCATTCCCAGCCCCTGACAAGTTGCCCAATGTCCTTGCTATTCTAACCCAGCCTGTTGGTTCCTCTTTATAGCTGTTTACAAAGAGTCATGTGAAGCATATCGGCTCAGTGGGAAAACAGCTGGGAACTACACTATTGACCCTGATGGCagtgggcccctcaagcccttcACTGTGTACTGCGATATGAGAGGTACTGGGAATAAGTGGCAACAAGGATCTTGTGTTCCAGAAATGGAGCACAAGGTCCCTATCCAGCTCCAGGCCAGGGGGACTAGCCGGCTGTAAGGGTGGGGAACAGGGCATGGAGCTTTTCCCCTCCAAGCCAGGCCTCGCCCATCTAGCCCTATGATGGAGGTTCAGGAACTGGATCTGGAGCCTCTCCCTTGGAGGAAACACACAGGTACCACCTGTGTATGTGGTCTCAGCCCAGTTCCAGGGGAAGGGTTTCCACATCAGAAACAGTATGACTTTGTCCTTTGTGGTGAGGCTGTAGGGAGTGACAGCCCATTCCCCAGATGGACCTTGAAGCAGGGATACGATGAAGATGAGGGGACTGGGGTGATAGGGATGGGGTTGAAGTGAAGGTAGGAAGCTTGGGGGTCAGGAGCTCCCAGTCTGTTCTCACAGGGGCTTCTGGCCCTTCCCTAGAGGATCGAGCATGGACCATCATCCGGCACAACCGGCACTATGCCACACGGGTGTTAGGCTCCAGTGTGGACCGGCCTTTCTTGGGGGCAGTGGAGTACTGGAATGCCTCATGGGCTGAAGTGTCAGCCCTGGCCAATGCCTCTGAATACTGCGAGCAGCGCATTGAGTTCTCCTGCTACAACTCCCGCCTGCTCAACACACCCTGTGAGTGTGCCATGGGCAAGTGCATGCAAGCATGTCTGCTGTAGGAAAGTCACTGCTACCATGTCAGTGAGGGGAGTGGGCCCGGAAGGGCAAGGGTGTGAGGGGGGCTGGGTCACCACATCACTGTGTGCCAGTGGGTGTGGAGGGCTGACaatgcccctggccctgccctggcccctatCTTGAGACAGGGGCCATATAGCTTGTGGGGCTGCCCTTGGGTGACAGGACAATGCTTCCCTCTGGGTAGAGTCTGCTGCCCTGGTACTGCCATGCCCCCTTTAGTCTGCCCAGCACTCCTTGCACAACAGTACTGCTCCCTTGAGGCTGCCCTGCACTTGGCACCAAGTAACTCCAGGCCCACAACCTTCACCTTCCATCTCTGCATCctgtccccagctgggctgcccttCAGTTTCTGGATGGGCCGCCATGACCAGCGCCATTACTACTGGGGAGGCTCACGCCCGGGCATCCAGCGCTGTGCCTGTGGCCTGGACAAGAACTGTGCTGACTCCAGGTTCTTCTGCAACTGTGATGCTGACCATGCCCTTTGGTAAGCCCCACACCCCTGGACCAGGGAAGGGCTTGGTGGACACAGGGCTGGAggaactgggcagggcagcaggatgtGACTGTGGTGGAGGAACCAGGAGGGGCTACTGTGGAGGAGTGAAGCAGCATGAGGTGTCAGCAGAGCAGTTGGGAAAGATAATGGCCAAAGAAGAGGTTGCTGGGGGACAGCACCAGCAGTTTGGTACAGGATAGCCAGGGAGATTAGGCTGCACTAGTATGGGGCATCTGGGGATAGGCTGAGGCAGTATTGAAGGTTGGGGAATGGGAGACTGGGACACCGCAGGAATGTAGGCTGGCTTGGTTTAGGTTATGGGCAGGCAGACAGTAGGCCAGAGTAATACCGTAGAAGGTGTGCTGGGAGTTGGCCCCAGCTCCATTGTGATGCTAGCTTCTCCCAtttccactcccctgccccactggctcTGGCTGCAGGAGGGTAGACAAGGGACTCTTGAACTTCGTGGATCACCTACCTGTCACTCAGGTTGTGGTTGGAGATACCAACCGATCCAGCTCTGAGGCCCAGTTCCTGTTGGGGCCATTGCGGTGCTACGGAGACCGTGAGTGCTTGCTGTGGAGGAAAGGGCCGTGGCTGGGTGGTGACAGGAGTCACAGAGTCCTGGGGCTTTCTACAGGGAACAGGGCCAGCCCCTGGGTCCCTGTTGCTGGTCTAGCTACGAGCTGGGCACAGTGTGCAGGGCCCAGCTTTGACATTCCCGTCTCTTGCAGGGAATACCTGGAACACAGTCTCCTTCAACAAAGGCACCGTCCTGCTCTTCCCCACCTTCCAGGTCAACCAGAGCCTTGACATTTCCTTCTACTTCAAAACCACTTCCTTGTCTGGCGTCTTCCTGGAGAACTCGGGCTACAAGAACTATATCCGTGTTGAACTCAACAGTAAATGGCTGGGCCTGCCTCGGCACGGTTGGGGGCTCTGATGGGACGGCCAGAGCTTGGCTAGAGTGGGGAGACTCTGGGCTGAGTTTGCAGTGTTGGCACAACAGGGCTAGCTGAAAAGAATAGGAGGGAGCTGGTTTTGGGAAGAGCCAGGACTAGGGCCTCTTCAGTaagaagcccagggctgggagcagtggcatGGAGGCCTCCTGGGAACTGAAGTCTCCTCCTTGCGCAGCTACCAGGAATGTGCTCTTTGCCTATGACATTGGGAATGGCCACGAGAACCTGACAGTGAGTTCCATCTTCCCCTTCAATGATGACgagtggcactgggtgcaggccgAGCTCAATGTGAAGATGGTGCGACTGCGAGTAGATGAGCTGCCCTGGGTTGTGCGGGCAGCCCCACCCCAGACCTACGTACAGCTGGAGTTTGACAAGCCCCTTCATGTTGGTGAGTGCAGGGAAACAAGAAACCCTTCCCCATCACCCCCTCAGGCTGGAAcctgtgccccactgaggcctccccATCTGTGGGATTCTCAGAGCTGGCAGATTACCAAAAGAATCTCGCCAGAAATTCTTAGAAAATCTCCCACCGCCCCATAATCTCACTCCTCCTTGTGCAGAAGCAAATAACAGCAATTGCAGCTACTTTTCAGAGGCAGAAGGTGTCCCACTGAGCCCTAgaagtcccagccctggcacactGGTTTGGGGCAAGGCAAAGGGATCCCCTGGGTTGCCGTAGTAGGGTCTGTCTTTAACCAAGCTGCAGCACTGACTACTGGTGAAAGCTGGGGGAGGTGCTGGGACCTAGGACACTTGGGCTGTACCCCACACTCTGCTTCTGactccctgtgtgaccttggtTGTGGCCCTTCTCTCAGTCCTTTGGTTTTCCCATCTTTCAGGTGAGAATGGTTGCCCCTCCAAGTGACTGGGGCACCAGGGTGTTCCCAGGACCCTGAGCTCTGGGGCAGAGGATACTAGGGAGggtcagggagctcctggccctggcttagGAACGGGGTGACCCCACTGAGGGGCAGACAGAACTCAGCCTGCATGATCTAACTCTTTCTGCCAGGAAACAGGTCAGGGGCCAACCCCACTCTGGTAGCACCAGTTGTCTGGCAACCCAGTGCTGGAGGAGGCTTGTGCCTGTGCTTACGCTGTCTTCCTGGTGCCAGGGGCAGCTGAGCACAAGCTGCGTcccttcctgggctgcctgcGGGGATTGCGCATGAATGGTGTGACGCTGAACCTGGAGGGCAAGGCTAATGAGACGGAGGGCGTGCGGGTGAACTGTACCGGCTACTGCCAGAACCCACGGGTGCCCTGCCAGAACAGCGGGCTCTGTGTGGAGCGCTACAGCCACTACACCTGCAACTGCAGCATCTCTGCCTTCGACGGGCCCTTCTGCAACCGCGGTcagtgctgcctgggccatgGGTGTGGGGATAGAGACAGGTTGAGTTGTGGAGTCACACCTATGAACTTAAGAGGCCAGAAGTGAGGGCCAGGACAGGAGAAGAGTTGGTGGGGGTAGGCAAGGAGTTGTAGGGTGCAGCTGCTAGGCCTTAAGCCAAGGTGAGGGCTATGATGGTTTGGGCAGGAGGGCTTAGCCAGGGGTATCCATGGCACAAGTGCCAGCCCAGAGAACAAAGTGCAGGAAAAAGCATGTTGTTCCTGTATAATAATATGACTGTGGCCAGGTGCTATTGAGGTACCTGCAtgctggggagtgggatggaccCCATTTCCTTGGGCATCTGGGATGTAGGGGTCAGGAGTGTAACTGCCATTGTGGCTACCTTActgcccctgtggccacctgCCCCTGTTCCACAGATATTGGTGGTTACTTTGAGGAGGGCACTTGGGTTCGCTACAACATCCTGTCAGCTTCACTGTATGCTACCCATGAGTTCGCCAGTATTGTGAGCCAGCCCCTGCCCGGCTACAACTTGACAAGTGAGGAGGTGAGCTTCAGCTTCAGCACCACTTccgcccctgctgtgctgctctacGTCAGCTCCTTTGTCAAGGACTACATGGCTGTGCTCATCAAGGATGATGGTGAGCCTGGGGGATGAGGTgccaaaccctgccctgcctgccctgtctcAGGGCTCCCCTTTATCCCACTCTCCTAGCAGCCTCAGGCCAGAGCTGGCTCCGTTCCTTCTCAGGAGCCCTGGCTGGAGCTGTTAGCTACACTTTTCTCCCTTCTGGCCTTGGGGAATCTCAGACCCCGTTTGCTGTGGGGAGGCTCTGTCTGCAGGCTCATAAAGCttgaggccagaagggaccattctGCCATCCAGGCCAAGTGTCCTGGAATCCACAGGCCAGAAATGCCTCAATCCCAGATCTGGCCATCAGCTGGGCCCTGTGCATGAGAACAAGACACAGGAGCTAGGCACCTGAGAGGAGGCTTTGCACCTGTTCAGAGCACTCAGCAGCCTGTCACAGCTGTGACAAATCTCTGATAAGCCAGGGGAAGCTGAACCTCTCCCTGGAGCTCCCAACCCCTCAGCACCCCCATCACACTCTGAGTCTTGCCTTGGCAGGCAGCCTGCAGTTGCGGTACCAGCTGGGCACCAGCCCCTATGTCTTCGCACTGACCACCAAGCCTGTGACAGATGGAAGGCCCCATCGTGTCAACATCACCCGTGTCCACCGCACGCTCTACACACAGGTGCCTGGTGGGCTTGTGGGGGCTGCACCGGGCAGGGGCCATCTATGCAggctgggagggctgtgccaATCAGCACTATGCAGAAAGGGGCTTCACTGTGATTTGGACACCAGAGGTTGGGGATCGGCTCCAGAGGGTGATATGGAAGGAATGTTGCCATGGTAGGTGGGCTGTTGCTGGACAGAGTTGCCATGGGAGGCAGGGACAATGGGGCACTGGAAAGAATGAAGCTTTCTTGCCTGGGTCTTCTGTAATTTGTGCCAGCAAGGATGGGTAGAGTCAAGGGAGCAAAGCTGCCTTCTGGGCCTAACCCCTAGAGGAAGCTGGCTGGGGTGGTGCTGATGGGGCCTGTGATCTTGACCTTGTCCCTAGGTGGACTTCTTCCCTGTCATGGAACAGCAGTTCTCTCTGTTTGTGGACAGCAAGCTGGACTCGCCCAAGAACCTGTATCTGGGCCGTGTGATGGGTGAGTGGGGCCCGGGGACCTATTCCCAGGGCCCaactcctttccctcccctgacACCTTTGCTGCCATgagggctgggaactccctgcttccTGTGCTGCCCCTGATGGAAACATTTCCTCTACACCCCAGAGTTGCTGGGAAGCCCCCTACCTGCTCTCTAGGGGCTAGAATGGCTCATTCTCCTTATCAGGGCAGGTCCCCTCCTTTCATTGAAtcctagagaagtagggctgaaagaagtctcctagtccaaccctcttgaccgaggcaggatcatcccgaTCTAAagcatcctgtacaaatccactgtctaccTCTTAGTAAAAttgctgtcaaccctgacacaccaCAAGACCTAACACCCtgacctgccacaagtaaagcaaggGGACTACAGAAGCCAACATGGTGCTTCTGTAGCAggttgtcagtatatgctcaagagatcttgGGCTGAGCGCCATGCTTCCAGTGACATGCTATGGGTCTCTGGCACTcaggggccaatgcttgcattaGCACCCCCCACCTTCTTGTAGCAATAAAGTCATGTTGCACGATAAGAACGCTGAAGGGCCCAGCtagtgcccccctcctcccaatgcccaggggccatggctcactcccacctcccaccccgcctcggtctgccactgcatgctccctgctgcagtgaaagGTACCCCTCCAGTcctgttccctttccctccagGAGAGCTCCCTAGAGCCATTCCCAATTCTGGTTTCATGCAGGAAGGTGAGGAGGTGCCCAGGGCACTGATTAACTCCTCCCTCTCTGTGCTGTGTAGAGACCGGTGTAATTGACCTAGAGATCCAGAGGTACAACACACCTGGCTTCTCCGGCTGCCTCTCAGGGGTGAAATTTAACACCATTGTGCCTCTCAAGTCCATCTTCCGCCCGAGCAGCATGATGGTGCACTACAATATCCGGGGGGAGTTGGTGGAGTCCAACTGTGCATCCATGCCTCTCAGCACCATGCCCATTCCCCCGGAGATGGATCCCTGGTACATGGGCACAGGTAGGGCCCTTTCTTGACACCTGCCTCTAAAACTCGGACCAGGTTGTGCCAGGCTGTCTGCACCACTGCACCTGTTAGTGCTTCTGTAGCCTAGAGAGCAGCTGTACTACAAGGGTCCTCCAACATGGTAGAGACTGGACCATAGTGAGGGAAGGGGAGGTTGCACAACTTAAGTgatcagagctgggagccaggactcctgggttctgctccaGGAGGATGACACCCAAGGTGTGTCCCTTCTGCTAGGCCTCTGGTGAGCCTTCCCAATAGATGTTCTGGGACAAACTGGAGAGTTGttgccttgccccactcccagtTCTTCAGGCTCTGGGTTAGGGCCCTTCCCCACCAAGCAGGGCAGGTGGCACAGCAGTAAGGGGCACTAGTGCGAAAGTTCTTTTCTCTGACTGTAAGGACTTGCACTGCCCTCTTTGTCTTGGTGGGACTCTCTGGGGCAAGCCAGGGGAGTGTGCTGGTATGGGATTGGTCTGGACTGTGCTCATGAGAGGGGCTTGGTAGTGGAAGGAACATCCCCAGATCCTTCCCTTGATGCCAGCTTTTGGCTCCTCCCTATCaagctgctccagccagctgctggtGCTGTCATGACAGCCCAGCCCTGTCACCTTTCAGCATTGTCCCTGCAGCTACTGCTTTGTCTTTTGCAGAGTTCCCTCATGTGCATGATGACGGCTGGATTGGGATCATCATTGGATGTAAGTGACTCCCTGTGTTCAAACCCATCTAACAGCctttgccctcttccccctgtgGAGTGGCTCTGCACAGGCCCCATGCTGGTGTGGCACTAGCCCAATTTGCTCAAGGGTAGGACATGGCcaaagagcagaggggctgggggagtagtgcCTTCCAACTACAAGCAGGGCCTTTTGGCCCTGGCAGTGCTGGACTATGGCTCAAAGTCTTGGGTGCCCTCCACACCCTGCTGtcaggcccccagccctgccactatGCTTAGCGCtgttctccttcctcttccagtTGTGatatttctgctgctgctccttggtGGCCTACTGGTGCTACTGTATCTCTACTATCACCGCTACAAGGGCTCATACCACACCAACGAGCCAAAAGCCATTCAGGACTACAGCAGTGCAGTCAAGCCCCTTGCCAGCCGCAAGGACCAGAACCTGCCCCAGATCCTGGAGGAGGCAAAAAGTGACTAGCTGTTGGAacagggctgggtggaggggaagggttaGCTCCACAGGCACTTGGCATCCCGCACCCTCAGGAGACTCGCCAGAGGTGTTCCTCTCCCAGGAGCAGTACTGGAGGGTGTCTCCTGCTATGGCCAGGAGGGTAGTGAGCGTTGCGGGACCAAAAGGCCAACTGAACCCGAACTGCCAAAACCCAATGCTGGACTGGGGCAGCAACGCCTTCCTCTTGTGCTGCTTCTACCTGCCCACATCACACCCAGCGTTGCTTGGGGCTGTGCCTTGCATAGCCTGTGAGTCACCTGTGTGAGGACTGCGTCTTCCTCCTATTGTACATCAAGGCCAGCCCCCAAGTACTCAGCCCATAACAGCCCAGACCCATGGTGGAAGTCATATGCCAGGTGGCTCTACCCACTGTGGTTTGCACTACCAAGCTgcaagccccctccccttccctttccccctctgttGGGGGTCAAGCTGCAGCCAAAACTTCTCCCAACTCCCACAGAAAGATTGCAGCCAATGCATCAACATGAAGCTGCTTTCtgagcccaggctgggacagggCTACACATCTGTGACCTGTAAAATTGCCCATCCCAGGCTTACAGAGGCTGTTTTCCACACAGACACCCAGGCATGGCCCCAGTTGAGAAGACATGCTTGTATCTATTTTACATGCTCCAAACCTGTTGTTTTGTAGGGGGAATATGCACTACAGTATAGCCTGGCCTTCCACATGTCTGGTTAGCAAAGATAGCACTTAGATTACCTGCTTGTTTACTCGCTTAGCAAAAGCCATTAAGTGAACCATGCAATATAGAGCATATGAGCACAATCCTTAGGTCGTGCTCTGAAACCTGTGCAATATCCCTGCCAGTatatgcagtggcagctgctgccatgcatGAGCCTGCACTTTGCTGAGATGCTGCTTCCATACAATCAGGTACAGACCATCTGATTCTTTCTACCATTTTTGTTGTCAAGTTCTCTATTACTCACTGGGTTTTTTTATTCTGTCACTTTGTATAAAAAAGTaccaaaaccaaccaaaaaaaccaacaaaacaaaatttaacGTCAGATGCTACATTTCAAGTGAGTGTTGTGGTAAATGGTCTGTAGTTTGCTACTTCTCTGTAAGAAGTGCTAGTCGTGCTGATAACTTCCAGCCCAGTGAAAGTGCCAGTCACACGCTTCATTGTGATGAGATGTTACAGAAATGCATTTATCTTCCCAAAGGCCTGGCTCCACTGGGcactttatttttgaaaaatctGTTTTGTTGAATGAAGTGTGAAGATATTCAAATAAATGCAGAATGACAGCGTTCGACACACTCCCCGACCTCAcagtggatgtggggagaggggaagtgggaaGCAGGAGTGACACAGCCTACACTGCTTGGGCAACAGACTGAGCCCACTCCTTTTCTAGCTGTGTCAGCCATGCTGATTCCTGGCAAAAAGCCACTGGAAAGTGAAATGCTCTATGCACTCCCCTTCTTCCCATGGAAGGCTCTGTCCTTCAACTTGAGCATCCCTACCCTCAGCTCAGCTGCCTCTTGTGCACACAGCTTTCTGGAGGCAAAGGACATTGTGAGTCAAGGAGAATGTGTCTACATGAACTGAAATATCCTGCACAGCAATCCCCATGATAAGGAGGATGCTGGCACTaagtcctgggatgctgaagcccTTGAGAAAACAGTAGCAGAGATGGATGGGCAGGGTATTGTGGGATACCTCTGGACTCTAAtcctcagcacagccccagggaaaGTGGAGCTTTGATTTGCTGCAGCTGAAGGACTGGTCCAGGGTCTTCCAAAAGACTCCTCACCCACCAGCCTCCCCTCTCCAGTGCAAGGGTGCAGCTAACTCGCATATGAAGCtgagttttttcccctcttgttgcTACATGACACAGGGTTTTTTCTTGCCTCTCTCAGAAGCACAGGACACTAGCTGCAGCTAAGGTTGGAGATTGTGactggggagccaagcagtactgCAGACTTATGCTTAACAATAAATAGAGCATCATCAGCTCCCCTGGCTGTAAACATGGAGCTTCAATAAGGGCTTGTCAATGAGCTGGCAGGTAGACACGGCACTCAGCTCACTCACCCTtctcctctgagccagctgctcaGAAAACAGCAGACACCAGAACTGGTGACGGCATCCTGAGGCCAAAGCAGCTTGCTGGAGGGCAAGTTAGCTCCAGCGTCCTACTGACCATTGATGTCAATTTCATCTTCTAAGCTCTTGGGCCATCTGCTTTACTAAAGGCTTCAGTTGGATGTTGCTGACCATGTACCATGTTCTGGGGCTGCTGGCCCAGGAGCTTTCTGGCCAGTGCATGTGTAGGCCAAGCTGCAGACTGCATGCAGGTAAGTAAGCTCCTCTCTGGGGAACAGGAACAGAGGCAGTGGCTGGACACAGGATGTTCACTACCACTTTATTATGACAAAGGTTACAAGCCACATGATTTTTAAAGTGCATATAATTCACTGGCAGCAAGCCACAGACACAAAGCCTCTTGCAGTGCAGATATGGCCAAAGTTGCAGGGGAACATTTAATGACACAGTGGGCAGGGACCAGCCATGTAGACAAGGGTATAATAAAGCAGGGCAGAGAGTTGGCTCTCAGGCAGATACAGGAAGAACAAGAGTGCCTGCTCCAAACAGACCTGAACTCCAGCAAGACTCAGGGGCCAGTCCTGTGCTTAGCAGCCCTAGCAGAGAGGGGGCACACAGGCCAGACCAGCCCTTGGGACCCTcagcagccagctgcagcagctccaatTCTGAAACTTGAATGCACTGGACGTGCCTGTGCCTGGAGAAGCATCTGCATAGGACTAGACCCAGGCTCCCATCTCCCCTGTATCACAGCCCAGTCCTGCATCCTTAGTAACAAACAGAAGAGGTGTTGCTTGTGCATGGCTGGGTGCTTGACCCAGGACCCACCCTCAGTGAAAGACCTCCTTATTCTTATCTCACTATGCCAGACTGATGGCACTGGACAGTGAGGCAGGCTCCATTTTCCATCCTTGTGTTCTACTCACAGGGTCCCTGCTGGCTCAATTCTAGTTGTGCACTCAGGGACACCCTCGCAGCTGCTGCCCAACTCCACCTGTCCTGGATGTGCTGGTGCCATCACCCCATCTCAGAGATCCTTATGCAGGCTAAGAGTCTAGTGGTAGACCCGAGCTTCTTCCAAGTCCACTTCAAACCCTTCCCCTGACTGTGTATGTGTTTGTCACACGCCAGCAATACACCAGAAAAGCTGGGAAGAACCAGGACTACTGTGTCTGGAAAGGAGAGAGGACTGAGGGGCCAGGCAAGAAGGCTCCCCTTCATCACAGCCTGTCCTCTGCATCATGCAGTTGCTGGGACTCCAGGTGCCTCTCCCCCAACACCCAAGTACTTGTACATACAGACATGAGGGTGCCTCCCTGCaatttttcttcccatttttctaccccttccagctcccccacagcctgcAGAAGGAACAGGAGAAGCAGGGGTTGAGATTCACATGGTTTCTACAACCCAGAAGCTCCTTGGAAAGAGGAAGAgtcccagctgctggctggggagggttATTTTAATGTgcttccttgtttgtttgtttttcgcAGAGGGTGCTAAGATCAAGCCCCTGCCTTGTTGTCCAGCTCAAGAGCCATCTCCACACCTGGGGCAGGGTCTCACAAGAGAGCCCTTAGGCAGCCTCTGAGGCAGCCTTTGGGCTCAGACACTGCCAAAATAGCAGTGTGCTGATGTTGTTCAGAACATGGCAACAGCAATGGCAGTCAACAAAGAACTCTGTGCAATGGAAGAGGCCATAGCCATGAAGGGGAGGCTGTGCCAATGGGCTGGCAAAGTGCTTCAGACAGCACCCAGGATTGGTAACTGTGAGAAGGGAAGCCATGATTGGAcgctgcagcagcaagggtggaCTGAAGAAACAGATTCAGTGCTGCAGTCAGAGCACCTAATCAGGACATTCCTGTGCCATGCCAGATACCTTTGGAGCAGCAGGCATTCCTAAACCAGCTTGCTGACTCGCAGCAAGGATATCTGTTCCTTCAGCTTTTCCCTGTGTCAGAGGGGCCATGTACTGAGGGACACTGTTCATCCAACAGCCTCCCCAGAAGGTCAGCCCATGCCCATCAGAACAGAGCAGCACCAGGCCCTGCAGATCTAGATGGCTCTCCCAGGAAggccccaggcacagcatctCTGAGTAGCTTGGAAACATTCAATGGGAGAGTGACAGCCAGAATAGAGACTAATGAGGGCATCAGGGCTGAACAGAGCCCAGGTCCTGGACCAATTCCCCTAGAGCTTTGTGTGTCTTGACATAGAGGGCCCAGACAGCACAGTCAGTGGAAATGGGCAACATTCATCCATCGTTTTCCTGAGCCTGGCCACTAGGCAGGCACAGAATTAGGGGCAGGTAGGAAGGAGCCTTGTGAACTAGCTGTCTTCACACCCTGTTTTCCCTGCCATCTCCTTCTGCACCTCTGGCAACAATGTGCTCATCTCTTCCCAGCACAATTGCTTTCCATAACCAAAGTGACTCTTTGCATAACATTGAAAGGCCCCATTGCAGAAACAGGGTTCATCTGGTCTCTGTCCTCTGGCCAGCAGGAAGAGAGCCTTGTGGGCACAACAGCTGGCAAGTTGACTTAGGCCTCACTGTTGGGGCATGGGCCAGAGTCCCTAAGGTTCCTAACAGTGAACAAGCGTCCTGATTAGCAGCAAAGGAAATCAAGAGAGAGCACCAAACACACACCAGAAAAAAACGTTTGCTCCAGGGGAGAATTTTCAATGGAATGGCATCAGCCACCCCACCTATTTTCCTGCT
Coding sequences:
- the CNTNAP1 gene encoding contactin-associated protein 1 isoform X2; amino-acid sequence: MGSHLLCVLLAACAGLLPRDSGCLARHCYDELVAPLYSSSLGASSRYNIFYTPGFARLYSTSGWSPDPRDKQPWLQIDLMQKHMINAVATQGTYNTRDWLTHYIVLYGDHPSSWKPFFQRGSNWTFFGNVNESGVVIHDLHYPILARYLRIIPVGWNPSGKIGLRLGLYGCPYRSDVLYFDGDDAISYRFRGKTVSTLQDTISFNFKTLERDGVLMHGEGSQGDYITVELKQAQLVLHISLGSSPLHSSEGHTTVTVGSLLDDHHWHSLHIDRYGQHVNLTLDGEVKHFRCNGDFDQLNLDTEVFFGGVVNQEKQRLVYRQNFRGCIENIYFNGAHIADLARRKKSNIRFEGRVGHYCENPPYAPITFAGINNYLQVPGIPRRNRMSVSFKFRSWDTVGLLMYTSFADRLGSLEMVLSEGQINVSITQPGKKKLEFAAGYRLNDGFWHSVLLVARDGSAVVTIDDDDGAEFRVAHPFQLRTGSQYFFGGCPKPASITGCLSNQTTFHGCLQMISVDAQPVDLELLKYHRLGKYSDVFFDMCGITDRCTPNLCEHGGRCLQSWDDFICICDLTGYQGETCHKPVYKESCEAYRLSGKTAGNYTIDPDGSGPLKPFTVYCDMRAGLPFSFWMGRHDQRHYYWGGSRPGIQRCACGLDKNCADSRFFCNCDADHALWRVDKGLLNFVDHLPVTQVVVGDTNRSSSEAQFLLGPLRCYGDRNTWNTVSFNKGTVLLFPTFQVNQSLDISFYFKTTSLSGVFLENSGYKNYIRVELNTTRNVLFAYDIGNGHENLTVSSIFPFNDDEWHWVQAELNVKMVRLRVDELPWVVRAAPPQTYVQLEFDKPLHVGAAEHKLRPFLGCLRGLRMNGVTLNLEGKANETEGVRVNCTGYCQNPRVPCQNSGLCVERYSHYTCNCSISAFDGPFCNRDIGGYFEEGTWVRYNILSASLYATHEFASIVSQPLPGYNLTSEEVSFSFSTTSAPAVLLYVSSFVKDYMAVLIKDDGSLQLRYQLGTSPYVFALTTKPVTDGRPHRVNITRVHRTLYTQVDFFPVMEQQFSLFVDSKLDSPKNLYLGRVMETGVIDLEIQRYNTPGFSGCLSGVKFNTIVPLKSIFRPSSMMVHYNIRGELVESNCASMPLSTMPIPPEMDPWYMGTEFPHVHDDGWIGIIIGFVIFLLLLLGGLLVLLYLYYHRYKGSYHTNEPKAIQDYSSAVKPLASRKDQNLPQILEEAKSD
- the CNTNAP1 gene encoding contactin-associated protein 1 isoform X3, translating into MHGEGSQGDYITVELKQAQLVLHISLGSSPLHSSEGHTTVTVGSLLDDHHWHSLHIDRYGQHVNLTLDGEVKHFRCNGDFDQLNLDTEVFFGGVVNQEKQRLVYRQNFRGCIENIYFNGAHIADLARRKKSNIRFEGRVGHYCENPPYAPITFAGINNYLQVPGIPRRNRMSVSFKFRSWDTVGLLMYTSFADRLGSLEMVLSEGQINVSITQPGKKKLEFAAGYRLNDGFWHSVLLVARDGSAVVTIDDDDGAEFRVAHPFQLRTGSQYFFGGCPKPASITGCLSNQTTFHGCLQMISVDAQPVDLELLKYHRLGKYSDVFFDMCGITDRCTPNLCEHGGRCLQSWDDFICICDLTGYQGETCHKPVYKESCEAYRLSGKTAGNYTIDPDGSGPLKPFTVYCDMREDRAWTIIRHNRHYATRVLGSSVDRPFLGAVEYWNASWAEVSALANASEYCEQRIEFSCYNSRLLNTPSGLPFSFWMGRHDQRHYYWGGSRPGIQRCACGLDKNCADSRFFCNCDADHALWRVDKGLLNFVDHLPVTQVVVGDTNRSSSEAQFLLGPLRCYGDRNTWNTVSFNKGTVLLFPTFQVNQSLDISFYFKTTSLSGVFLENSGYKNYIRVELNTTRNVLFAYDIGNGHENLTVSSIFPFNDDEWHWVQAELNVKMVRLRVDELPWVVRAAPPQTYVQLEFDKPLHVGAAEHKLRPFLGCLRGLRMNGVTLNLEGKANETEGVRVNCTGYCQNPRVPCQNSGLCVERYSHYTCNCSISAFDGPFCNRDIGGYFEEGTWVRYNILSASLYATHEFASIVSQPLPGYNLTSEEVSFSFSTTSAPAVLLYVSSFVKDYMAVLIKDDGSLQLRYQLGTSPYVFALTTKPVTDGRPHRVNITRVHRTLYTQVDFFPVMEQQFSLFVDSKLDSPKNLYLGRVMETGVIDLEIQRYNTPGFSGCLSGVKFNTIVPLKSIFRPSSMMVHYNIRGELVESNCASMPLSTMPIPPEMDPWYMGTEFPHVHDDGWIGIIIGFVIFLLLLLGGLLVLLYLYYHRYKGSYHTNEPKAIQDYSSAVKPLASRKDQNLPQILEEAKSD